TGTCCGCGGCTGGTGGCGTGGCGCGAGCAGGTGGCGCGTGAGAAGCGACGCGCGTTTCGCGACTGGACCTATTGGGGCCGGCCCGTCCCGAGCTTCGGCGATCCGCGCGCGCGCCTGGTGATCGTGGGCCTCGCGCCGGCGGCACATGGGGCGAATCGCACCGGCCGCATGTTCACGGGCGATCGCTCGGGCGACTTTCTCTACGCCGCCCTCCACCGCGCGGGCTACGCCAACCAGCCCACGAGCACGCACAAGGATGATGGGCTCAAGCTGCGCGACGCGTACATCGTGGCGCCGGTGCGCTGTGCGCCGCCGGCCAACAAGCCCACGCCCGAAGAGATCGCCACCTGCGCGCCGTACCTCGAGCGCGAGCTCGAGCTGCTCAAGCCCAGGGTGACGCTCGCGCTGGGCGCGATTGCGTGGAACGCGATCCTCGATCACCACGCGGCGATGGGCCGGACGATTCCGCGGCCGCGGCCCAGGTTTGGCCACGGCGCCACCTGCGAGATTCCGGGCGCGCCACTGCTGCTCGGCAGCTACCACGTGAGCCAGCAGAACACGCAGACGGGGAAGCTCACGCCCAAGATGTTCGACGCGGTGCTCGCATGCGCACGTCTTGTTGCCGGCGGTTCAAGCCAGCCCCACCATCCCAACGCATCTTGAACTACTCTCGAGTGATGCGAGGATCATTCCTGCGAATCATCGCCGCGAGCTTGGCGACCGGCGCGATGGCAGCGTGCCTGAAGATTGAGGCGCCACCATCATGCAGGCAAGACGCCGATTGTCCACCGACGGCATTTTGCAACCTTGAAGTCGCCGGGGGAGTTTGTTTCCAGCGTGAAGATGCAGGTGCAATCGCAACAGTGTCGAGCCTAGGCTCCTCCGGTTCGGCCGGCGCCGGTTCAGCGGGGGATTCATCGAGCTCCGCCGGTTCGACGAGTTCAGGGTCGAATTCGGGAAGTTCGGCCGCAGCAAGTTCGAGTGGCGGTCCGAACTCAGGGGCATCCGGGGCTTCCACGTCGTCCACTTCGACGACGGGATCGACTGGAGGAAGTGGTTCGGCCTCCAGCACCAGCAGCACTGGAACCACGGGCCAAGTTCGGATCGTGAGCTTGACCGCCTCGCCTCAAATCATCAATAGCGGCCAAGTCTCAACGATCTCCTGGGTTACTCAGAACGCAACCGTACTTGAACTCGATCCCAGTCCCGGCGTGGTGACAGGCACCAGTTACGAAGTGGCTCCCGGAGACACAACGGTTTACACGCTGCACGCGAGCGACGGAGTAACGATCGTCAGCCAGGATGTGGTCGTCGGCGTTCGGCCGACGATTTCAGGCTTTGGAGTGAGTCCATCACCAATTCAGTGCGGACAACTCATCACTTTCAATTGGCAGGTCACTGGCGCGGCGAATTTGAACCTCTCGCCATTCGCGGGGAATGTGACCGGGCGTACCGCGGCGTCCGTGCAGTTGAAGCGAAATGCCCTCTTTCAGTTGACGGCGTCGAATGATGCTGGCTCGACGACTGCGGATTTACTCGTCGTCGCTCCTCCAGTTGTCGACGAATTCCAGGCCGATCAGGCTTCGCTGTCCGATGGTGGAGTCGCAACGATCACGTATTCCACAGAGTGCACGGACGCTGCGTCGATCAGTCCAGATGCGGGAGTTGCATTGGCGCTCAATAGTCAGTCGAACTTCCAGGTTTCGCCGAGCATTACGACCACGTACACCCTGACCGCGGTCAGCGATGCAGGTTCAACCCAGTCGCAGCTCACCATTTCCGTACCGTAGTGCTCTCAGGGAAACCCGAGGCTCAGTCGTGTACGTACGATTCCTGACCCGGTTGAAATATGCAGATCAAGCGGTTGTCTTCGCAGGCACTGCGTGACCTCGGGAAGGTTCGGCCCGTCGCGTTGTTCACTGACCCCGCGCGCTCGCTCGTTGCCATTCTCATCAAAAGTAGCGTCGACCTGATATCTAAGTGCGACACCCGCATGGGTTGCTGCGACGGGCTGCCAGCACTCGCGAAGGAGGCGTTCGCGCTCAGCGTCCAAGGCGAGTTGGGCCTCACCTTGAGATCTCATGCGGGCAACCGCTGGATCAATCGCACTCGACGCCTGTTCCATTCTTGAAGCCGATGGTTGCGCTCGCAGGCCGAGGTAGAGGCCAGCGCCTCCAAGCGCTCCAGCCGCCACGATCGCGACAGGTATAGACCAATTCTGTGAGTTCAAGGTCGTGATGGTCTAGTTTGTAATTGTCGCCGTCGTGTAGCTGTATTCGTTATTGTTCCAATTTGCGTTTCCATTCGTGGTGCCGCAGAGACCAACCGAATAAGTCCCTGCTGCCAAACCCGAGAGGACGCTGGTGAGCGAGAAGGGCAGCCGCGTGTTCTGCGCGACGCGCTCGCCGAAGAGCCCGCCGCCGCTGGTAAACAGTGTCGTGCCGCTCACGTAACAAATATCGATATCGAGTGAGGTCGCGCCCCCTGAAGCCGTCGACCCGAGGTTCGCAACCGAGGTGACGAGAATGTTCTGGCCGGCGGCGATCGTCACTGACACGGAGGCCGCAAGCATTCGGTACGTTGTGTCGGCAGGGAGCGCGGACCCAGGGGCATTGAAGACGAAGCCCTGCGCATTCGTCGTGATGGCCACGCCAGCGGCACCCGTTGCGCCCTTGGCTCCCGCCGGACCCGTGGCGCCGGTGGCGCCTGTCGGACCGGCTGGACCTGCGACTCCCTGTGCGCCCTGTGGCCCCGCCGCGCCCGCCGGACCCTGCGCGCCAGCAGGCCCGGCGGCACCCTGGGCGCCTTGCGCACCTTGCGGACCGGTCGGACCTGCGGGGCCCTGGGCACCTTGCGCGCCCTGCGGACCGGTCGGACCTGCGGGGCCCTGTGCACCCGATGCGCCCGTCGGACCCGCGGGACCCGTCGGTCCGGTGGGGCCGCGCAGCCCCGACGACGGTCCCACCCAGTTGCCGTTTGAGTCGATGACCTGGGTGCCGTTCACGGTGACGCTGGTGGGGTTGATGTCGCCGGTGGCGTCGTTGGCCTTGAGCGCGTAGGGCACGCTGGTGATGGCTTCTCGAGGCGTCATCTCCGCGTCGGTGCCCACCGCGATGCCCAGGTATCGAATCGTCCCGTCGAAGGCGCTCGCCGGCAGCGCGGTCACGCTGCCCAACTGCACCGCGAAGTAGCCCTGGTTCACCTGGATGGTCTGCTGCTCCGTCCAGAGCGCGCTGCCGCCGGCCGGACCGGCGTAGAGCGCGAAGTGCAGGATCACGGCGCCCGTCACCGGGTTGCCGCTGGAATCGACGAGCCGGCCCTCCTCGGTGAGCGTGTCGGGCACGGCGGCGCGCGCGAGGCGAGGCGCGGCGAGGGTTGCCGCCACCAGGGCCATGGCCAGCGTCAGTTTGCGGAGCATCGGAGACCTCGCTTCGAATCAGGGCGCGCCAGGCGGGACCACGCCGAGCTGCATGCGAAAGTTGGTGGACTGCATCACCGGCCGGGAGCCGTCGCTGGTGCGGACCTGGAGGCTGTGGTTCGCGCTCGACATCGCCGTCGCGCCTGCCACTTCGCCAGTCTGGTTCGCGTCGCCAGCGCCGGTGGTGCTCGTCGTGCCTGTGGTGCTGCTGGTGCTGCCCGTCGACCCTGCGGCCGTGGTGGAGCCGGAGCTTCCCGCGCTGGTGGACGTCGACGCGGAGCTGCCCGCGCTGGTCGACGTCGACGCGGAGCTGCCTGCGCTGGTCGACGCCGTGGTCGACCCGTGCGAGCCGCCGTTGCTGCTGTTCGTCGATCCGGCGGTGCCGGTGGAGCCAGCGGCCGTCGTCGAGCCCGCGCTGCCCGACGCGCTGGTGCCCTCGATGCTCCCGCCCGTCGAGCCCGTGCCGGTGGTGCTGCCGCCCGAATGGCCGCCGCTGGTGGAGGAGATGAGCTGGCCAGAGGTGGTGGTCGTCGTCTTCTGGGGCGGGCTCTGGGTGAGCTTGTTGCCGCTGCAACCCGCAAGCACGGCCACCAGGAGGATCGTGGCGCCGCGCAGAGACATGCCGAACTCGCTCCAACCGGGCGCTTGGCCAGCGCCTTGTCAATCGCGTGTAGCAGAAGCCTGGAGCAGGGCGCAACAGGCCGTCCCGCGCTGCCCAAGCCCCCATTATCGGCGTCAGTGCGTCGAAGGTTGCTCCGGCAAGCGCTCCAGGAGCTTCGGCGCCTCGCCGCGAGGGAGCTCGAACCAGAAGGTGCTCCCTCGGCCCGGCTCCGAGGAGAGCCCGATGCGTCCGCCGTGCGCCTCGCAGAGCCGCTTGGCGGTGGCCAGGCCGAGCCCGATGCCTGGCTTCTGCACGTCGGTGCCGCGGACGTAGGGCTCGAAGATGGTGCTCTGCAGCGGCTTGGGGATGCCGTTGCCGTTGTCGACGACCTCCACGCGCACCCGGTCGCGCTCGACGGACGCGCGGATGCGCACGCTGCGCCCGTCCTGGGTGGTGCCGTCGGGCATGTACTTCACGGCGTTGGTCACGAGGTTTCCGGCGATGCTGGCGAGCACCCCGGGCAGGCAGGCCACCCAGACGCCCGGCGGCGCCTCCAGCTCCACGGTCACCTCGCGCTCCCGGGCGAGGTCGGCGGCATCGGCGGCCACGCCCTCGAGCACCGGCTGCAGCTCGCAGATCGCCCCGGGCTCCGAGCGCGCGCCTGCCCGGGCGAAGGTGAGCAGCGCCTCCACGATGCGGTGCGTGCGCTTGAGGCTGGCGCGCCCGCGGCGGACCGCGTCCTCCTTGGGCAACCCGCGCTCCATGAGGTCGAGCGAGAGCCCCACCGCGTTGAGCGGGTTGAGGATGTCGTGGGCCACGCGCCCGGCAAACGCCTCCAGCTCCTCGGCGCGCGCACCCAGCAATCGTTGCTGCGACTCCAGCGTCTCCAGGTAGAAGCGGATGGTGCGCCACACCAGCACCGCCGCCACGAGCGTCGCGAGGATGCAGATCGCGTCCAGCAGGTAGAGGAGGCGCACCGAGCCTGCCTGTTGGCGCTCGACGGTCGCGCCGACGTCGCTCGCCTGAGCCGAGTTGAGCAGGATGAGCCCCAGCGTGGCCTGCTGCGTGGCCTCGAGCGCCGGCCCCACCCGGTGCTCGACCAGCTCGCGCTCGACGGGCTCGCTGCTCGCGTTCAGCGCGGCGGCGACCTTGGCGTCGGCGTCGTCGAGCAAGGCGGCGAGCGCCTCGGCCTGCGGCTTCTCCCCGGGGAAGAAGTGGAAGCCCAGGTAGGTGTTGAAGGCCTTGCGCGAGTCCTTCTGCGCGGCTTGCACCTCGCTCGCCAGCGCGGGCCGCGAGGGCTCGTCGGAGTGGGCGTGCCGCTCGAGGAGCAGCTGCTCGCGCGTGAGGTTCGCGCGCAGCAGACCCAGGTACTCGATGGAGGGCAGGGCGTTGATGCCGATCTCGCGGGCGCGGTTCTGAACGCTGCTCAGGGTGCGGTCGCTGATGACGTCCGCGACAAAGAAGAGCGCCAGCGGCACGGCCAGTGCCACGAACAAGACCCAACCGGATGGCCTCGAAACGCGCGACAGCATCGCGGACACGCCCCCACAGACGACGTCCAACCCCATCATACTTGCAAACGAAGCTTGCGGCCTTTCACCTCGAATGGCCCGGGCGGAACCGCGCGGTCGCGCGCTCCGTGGGCGGGCTGCTCATTTCCGCGCTTGATTCCCAAGTGCGGCTTCGCTAGCTAACCGTCGACTTCTTCATCGTTTGTCCCTTCAACAAGGAGATGTGCCGTGGCTGAGACCTTCGACGTCGTCGTGATTGGCTCCGGTCCCGGCGGCTACGTGGCGGCCATCAAGGCTGCTCAGCTGGGGCTCAAGACGGCGATCGTGGAGAAGGACAAGCGCCTGGGCGGCACCTGCACGCTCGTGGGCTGCATCCCCACCAAGGCGCTGCTCGCGACCGCGGAGCTGATGGAGAAGCTCAAGGACGCGAAGGAGTTCGGCGTCGACGTGAAGGACTTCGGGCTCAACTTCCTTCAGGCCTACAAGCGCAAGGAGGACGTGGTCGCCAAGAACTCGGCGGGCATCGACTTCCTGATGAAGAAGAACAAGATCACCGTGTTCAAGGGCCACGGCCGGCTCGCGGGCAAGGGCAAGGTGGAGGTCTCGGGCGACAAGAAGGAAGTCCTCGACACCAAGAACATCATCATCGCCACCGGCTCCGTGCCGCGCACGCTCCCGGGCATCGAGCCGGATCACAAGCGCATCCTCAACTCCGACTCCGTGCTCCGCCTGGAGACGCAGCCCAAGAGCATGATCGTGCTCGGCGCTGGCGCGGTGGGCATGGAGTTCGCCTCTGTGTTCGACAGCTTTGGCACCAAGGCAACGGTGGTCGAGATGTTCCCGCACCTGCTCCCCATCGAGGACGAGGACTGCTCGGTGGAGATCGAGAAGGCCTACCGCAAGCGCAAGATCGACTTCCTCACCGACGCCAAGGTCGAGAAGGTGGAGAAGAACGACAAGGGCGTGAAGGTGACCATCAAGAAGGGCACCGAGACGCAGGTGCTCGAGGCGGAGACGCTGCTCTCGGCCGTGGGCCGGTCGCCGGTGTCGAACGACCTCGGCCTGGAGAAGACCGGGGTGAAGGTGGACCGCGGCTTCATCGTCGTGGACAACATGTTCCGAACGGGCGAGCCCAACGTCTTCGCCATCGGCGACGTGATCACCCTCGGCAACGGGCCGCACCCGGCGCTCGCGCACGTGGCCAGCTACGAGGGCGTGGTCACCGCCGAGTTCATCGCCGGCAAGAACCCGCAGCCGGTGAACTACGACCGCATCCCCAGCGCGACGTACTGCTATCCGGAAGTCGCGAGCGTGGGCCTCACGGAGAAGAAGGCCAAGGAGCGCGGCTACGACGTGAAGACGGGCAAGTTCCCGTTCTCCGCGAGCGGCAAGGCGCGCATCGTGGGCGAGAGCTGGGGCTTCGTGAAGATCGTCGCCGACAAGAAGTACGACGAGGTGCTCGGCGTGCACCTGGTGGGCCCGCACGCGACGGAGCTGCTCGCTGAGGCCTGCCTGGGGCTGCGGCTCGAGACGACGGTCGAGGAGATCGAGAAGACCATGCACGCGCACCCCACGCTGTCGGAGGCCGTCCTCGAGGCGGCCCACGCGGCGATGGGCCACACGCTGCACATGTAGACTGCGCCCGTGCAGCCAACGCGGCGACAGTGGGTGGTCTGGGGCGTGAGCGGCCTGGTGGGCGTGCTGCTCCTGGGCGCGCTCACCGTGACCGCGGTGTACCTGTCGACCTCGTTCGTCATCGGCTACGCGCAGATTCCGCCGCCGACGGTCGAAGCCACGAAGCCCGACCCGACGCAAGCGGTCGGTCGCTAGATTTTCCCCACGAATCTTGCGAGAGTTGCGGGCAGATCCATGTCCGAGACTCTGCGCCCCAGCACCGGCCCATCCGCGCCGGATCCGCTCATCGGGCAGACGATCAACGGCAGCTACGAGATCCTGCGCCTGCTCGGCGCCGGCGGCATGGGGAACGTGTACGAGGCGAAGCACACCCGCCTCCCGAAAAAGTTCGCCATCAAGGTCGTGCGCAGCGATCTGGCCAAGGACGAGGCCGCGTTCGAGCGCTTCAAGCGCGAGGCCGACATCGCCTCCAGCCTGGGCAACAAGCACATCGTCGAGGTGCACGACTGGAACGTGCTCCCCGACGGCTCGCCGTACATGGTGATGGAGTTCCTCACCGGCGAGGACCTCGCGAATCGCCTCGGGCGCCACAAGCGGCTCGGCCCCGACGAGGCAGTGCAGATCCTCACCCAGGTGGTGTCTGCGCTGGAGAGCGCGCACGCCCGCGGCATCGTGCACCGCGACATCAAGCCCGAGAACATCTTCCTCGCGCAGATCGACGACGAGCCCGACTTCGTGAAGCTGCTCGACTTCGGCCTCTCGAAGATCCGCGGCTCGCAGAAGCGGCTCACGGCGAACCTCTCGGTGCTGGGCACGCCCTGGTACATGAGCCCCGAGCAGGCCCGCGGCGACTCCGACCTCGATCACCGCACCGACCTGTACGCGCTCGCGGTGGTGCTCTACCAGGTGCTCTGCGGACGCGTGCCGTTCGAGGGCGAGAACGTCTACGGCGTGCTCACCCAGATCGCCACCCAGCAGCCGCCGCCCATCACCCAGTTCGCGCCAGACCTGCCGAAGCAGCTCGAAATCGTGCTCCAGAAGGCGCTGGCCAAGGAGCCGAACGGGCGCTACCCGTCGGTGCGCGAGTTCTGGGAAGCGGCGACGGCTGCGCTGGGCATTTCGGTGGTGCGCAAGAGCCTGCCCTCCGCGCGCGTGCCCGGGCCGAGCGGCGAGCCGTTCCGCGTGCCCACCCCCTCGCAGCTCCACGTGGGCGGCATGCCCACCATCACCAGCTCGCAGGAGAAGCTGTCGCAGCAGGCGCAGGCGCAGCCCATCCCGCTCACGAACGTCGCCAAGGCGAAGAGCAAGCCCGACGCAAAGGCCGACTCGTCGCCGAGCATGATCCTGCTGCACCAGGCGGCGTTCGGGAAACGCAACAACAGCAAGCTCATCGCGTTGGGCGTCGGCGGCGCGGTTCTGCTCGGCCTGATTGGCTGGGGCGTGTACCACGTGACCCGGCCGCCGGTGGTGGAGAGGGCTGTGGTGCCCGTGCCGCTGCCCACGCCGCCCGAGCCCGCGCCGATCAAGGTTCCCGAGCCGCCCAAGCCGGCCGTCGCCGACGTGAAGCCGCCCGAGCCGCCCAAGCCAATCGATGTGAAGCCGCCGGTGGCCGAGGTGAAGCCGCCGGCTCCAAAGCCCACGGTGACGCCGGCCGTCGACAAGCCCAAGCCGACGCCGAAGCCCAAGCCCTCAGGCCACAGCAAGAAGCCGCACGGCGGCGGCGAGCTCATCAACCCGGACGACGTCATCAACTAGCCGCCCGGTCTCGCGGGCGCGCTGCGGAGAGTCGCAACATGGTCATGGGACGTGCAGGCCGCGCCGCGCTGGTTGTGCTGCTCGCCGCGCTGGTCGTGCCCCGGGCCGCTCGCGCCGAGGAGGAGCCCAAGGCCCGCGCCAAGCGGCTGGTGGTCTCGGGCAGCGCCAAGTACGAGGCCGGTGATTTTCAGGGCGCGCTTCAGGATTTCCAGCAGGCGTTCTCGGCGTACCACTCGGCCAAGATCCTCTTCAACATTGGCCAGTCGTACCGCGGCATGAAGGAGCCGGCGCTCGCGGCCGAGGCGTTCGGCCAGTTCCTGGAGGAGGCCAGCCAGGACGTGAACGTCGACGAAAAGCGCATCAAGGAGGCGCGCACCGCGCTCAAGCAGCTGGAGACCGAGGTCGACCGGGTGCAGGTCGACATCACGCCGAAGGACGCCGAGCTCGAGCTCGACGGCATGCGGCCGGTGCACCCCAGCTTCTACATGCGCAAGAACGGCAGCCAGGACCTCACCAAGCCGCACTACCTGACCGCGACCGCCAACGGCTACCAGCCCACCAAGCGCGACTTCACGCTCATCGAGGCGGAGGCGCTCGCCAAGAACAAGCAGAAGCTGGTGCTGGAGCTGAAGAAGGTGGAGATCACCCAGGCGCCGACGACCTCGGTGCTCGTGCCCGTGGCCGTGCCCACCAAGGCGCCGGCGCCCACGACTGCGCCGCCGGTCGTCATTCGCGAGAAGGACAAGGACGACAAGAAGCCCGACGTCCCCGCATCCGGCACGCAGGTGGCCTCGCTCAACCCGAGCAACGGCTCGAGCAAGCCACCGGACCTGTCGCTCATCGCGCCGCCGCCGGAGAAGAACCACACGCCGGCGTTCGTCGCGTGGGGCGTGGGCGGCGCCCTGGCCACCGGCGCGGCCATCGTCGGCTTCTGGGCGCTGGGGCAGAACAACCAGCTCAAGTGCGGCCACTCGGGCCAGCCGGCCTGCACCGGTACCGACTTCGATACCGCCAGCTCCGCCCACAGCAAGGCCCAGATCGCGGACCTGCTCTGGCTGGGAACGGCCGTGGCCGGCGGCACCGGCGCGGTGCTTTGGTTCGTGGCGCCGGGAAGCCCGGATGGTGCGGGCGGCGAAGTCGGCGTGACCGGCCACTTCTAGCCAGGTCTTCCGGGGGAATCCGTGGAGCTACCCAAGAGCATCGTGCACGTGCTGCGCGCCCGCGGCCGTGAGCTGGGCGACACGCCCGCGCTGTGGAGCAAGAGGAACGGCAGCTATCAGCCCACGTCGTGGCGCGAGTACGCGAGCCTGGTGGAGCGCACCGGCCGCGGCCTGATGACGCTGGGGCTCAAGCCGGGCCAGGCCGTGGGCATCCTGGGCTTCAACCGCATCGAGTGGCACCTCGCGGCCTACGGCGCCATGAGCGCGGGCGGCACGCCGGTGGGCATCTACGTCACCAGCTCGCCCGAGCAGATTCAGTACATCGTGCACCACTGCGAGGCGCCGATCGTCGTGGTCGAGAACCTGGCGCAGCTCGAGAAGGTGAGGGCCCAGCGCGCGAACCTGCCCCACCTGAAGCACGTGGTGTTGATGGAGGGCCGCGCCGACGACGCGGTGTCCTTCGACGATCTGCTCGCGCGCGCCGACGGCACCCCGCGCGAAGATCTCGACGCGCGCGTGGCCGGGCTCGAGCCCGAGGGCCTGGCGACGCTCATCTACACCTCGGGGACCACCGGTCCGCCGAAGGGCGTGGAGATCACCCACAAGAACGTGGTGTGGACGGCCGCGTACCTCACCAAGTGCGTGGGCGCGCCCGAGGGCGAGATCCTCATCAGCTACCTGCCGCTCTCGCACATCGCCGAGCAGCTGGTGTCGATGCACTGCGGGGTGTGGAACCGGTTCGAGGTCTACTTCGCCGAGAGCCTGGAGAAGCTGCCCGAGAACCTGCGCGAGGTGCGGCCGACCTTGTTCTTCGCGGTGCCGCGCGTGTGGGAGAAGTTCAAGGCGCGCCTCGAGGACGCGATCGCCCAGGCGCCGGCGCAGCGCAAGAAGCTCCTGGCGCGCGCGCAGAAGGTGGCCACCGCGTACCACGAGAGGGCGATGGTCTCCGAGAAGCCGGGGCCGCTGGTGGCGCTGCAGTACGCGATCTTCAAGCGGCTGGTCTTCTCCAAGCTGCACGCGCGGCTGGGGCTGGAGCGGTGCAAGCTCTTCGGCACCAGCGCGGCGCCGATTGGCCGCGACGTGCTCGAGTTCTTCCGAGCCATCGACGTGCCGCTGCTCGAGACCTACGGGCAGAGCGAGGTCACCGGACCGACCAGCGTGAGCATTCCCGGGGCGGCGCGCTTCGGCTTCCTGGGGCGGCCCATGCCCGGGCTCACGGTGCGCATCGCCGAGGACGGCGAGATCCTGGTGAAGGGCGACAACGTCTGCAAGGGCTACCACAAGGAGCCCGCGGCCACGGCGGAGCTCCTCGAGGGCGGCTGGATGCACTCGGGCGACGTGGGCGAGATCGACGCCCAGGGCTACCTGCGCATCACCGACCGCAAGAAAGACCTCATCGTCACCTCGGGCGGCAAGAAGGCCGCGCCCCAGGAGCTGGAGAAGCACCTGCGCGCCATCTTCCCGGTAGGG
The Deltaproteobacteria bacterium DNA segment above includes these coding regions:
- a CDS encoding uracil-DNA glycosylase, whose protein sequence is MNALEKLQREIISCRKCPRLVAWREQVAREKRRAFRDWTYWGRPVPSFGDPRARLVIVGLAPAAHGANRTGRMFTGDRSGDFLYAALHRAGYANQPTSTHKDDGLKLRDAYIVAPVRCAPPANKPTPEEIATCAPYLERELELLKPRVTLALGAIAWNAILDHHAAMGRTIPRPRPRFGHGATCEIPGAPLLLGSYHVSQQNTQTGKLTPKMFDAVLACARLVAGGSSQPHHPNAS
- a CDS encoding collagen-like protein yields the protein MLRKLTLAMALVAATLAAPRLARAAVPDTLTEEGRLVDSSGNPVTGAVILHFALYAGPAGGSALWTEQQTIQVNQGYFAVQLGSVTALPASAFDGTIRYLGIAVGTDAEMTPREAITSVPYALKANDATGDINPTSVTVNGTQVIDSNGNWVGPSSGLRGPTGPTGPAGPTGASGAQGPAGPTGPQGAQGAQGPAGPTGPQGAQGAQGAAGPAGAQGPAGAAGPQGAQGVAGPAGPTGATGATGPAGAKGATGAAGVAITTNAQGFVFNAPGSALPADTTYRMLAASVSVTIAAGQNILVTSVANLGSTASGGATSLDIDICYVSGTTLFTSGGGLFGERVAQNTRLPFSLTSVLSGLAAGTYSVGLCGTTNGNANWNNNEYSYTTATITN
- a CDS encoding HAMP domain-containing histidine kinase, with product MFVALAVPLALFFVADVISDRTLSSVQNRAREIGINALPSIEYLGLLRANLTREQLLLERHAHSDEPSRPALASEVQAAQKDSRKAFNTYLGFHFFPGEKPQAEALAALLDDADAKVAAALNASSEPVERELVEHRVGPALEATQQATLGLILLNSAQASDVGATVERQQAGSVRLLYLLDAICILATLVAAVLVWRTIRFYLETLESQQRLLGARAEELEAFAGRVAHDILNPLNAVGLSLDLMERGLPKEDAVRRGRASLKRTHRIVEALLTFARAGARSEPGAICELQPVLEGVAADAADLAREREVTVELEAPPGVWVACLPGVLASIAGNLVTNAVKYMPDGTTQDGRSVRIRASVERDRVRVEVVDNGNGIPKPLQSTIFEPYVRGTDVQKPGIGLGLATAKRLCEAHGGRIGLSSEPGRGSTFWFELPRGEAPKLLERLPEQPSTH
- the lpdA gene encoding dihydrolipoyl dehydrogenase, with the protein product MAETFDVVVIGSGPGGYVAAIKAAQLGLKTAIVEKDKRLGGTCTLVGCIPTKALLATAELMEKLKDAKEFGVDVKDFGLNFLQAYKRKEDVVAKNSAGIDFLMKKNKITVFKGHGRLAGKGKVEVSGDKKEVLDTKNIIIATGSVPRTLPGIEPDHKRILNSDSVLRLETQPKSMIVLGAGAVGMEFASVFDSFGTKATVVEMFPHLLPIEDEDCSVEIEKAYRKRKIDFLTDAKVEKVEKNDKGVKVTIKKGTETQVLEAETLLSAVGRSPVSNDLGLEKTGVKVDRGFIVVDNMFRTGEPNVFAIGDVITLGNGPHPALAHVASYEGVVTAEFIAGKNPQPVNYDRIPSATYCYPEVASVGLTEKKAKERGYDVKTGKFPFSASGKARIVGESWGFVKIVADKKYDEVLGVHLVGPHATELLAEACLGLRLETTVEEIEKTMHAHPTLSEAVLEAAHAAMGHTLHM
- a CDS encoding protein kinase; the protein is MSETLRPSTGPSAPDPLIGQTINGSYEILRLLGAGGMGNVYEAKHTRLPKKFAIKVVRSDLAKDEAAFERFKREADIASSLGNKHIVEVHDWNVLPDGSPYMVMEFLTGEDLANRLGRHKRLGPDEAVQILTQVVSALESAHARGIVHRDIKPENIFLAQIDDEPDFVKLLDFGLSKIRGSQKRLTANLSVLGTPWYMSPEQARGDSDLDHRTDLYALAVVLYQVLCGRVPFEGENVYGVLTQIATQQPPPITQFAPDLPKQLEIVLQKALAKEPNGRYPSVREFWEAATAALGISVVRKSLPSARVPGPSGEPFRVPTPSQLHVGGMPTITSSQEKLSQQAQAQPIPLTNVAKAKSKPDAKADSSPSMILLHQAAFGKRNNSKLIALGVGGAVLLGLIGWGVYHVTRPPVVERAVVPVPLPTPPEPAPIKVPEPPKPAVADVKPPEPPKPIDVKPPVAEVKPPAPKPTVTPAVDKPKPTPKPKPSGHSKKPHGGGELINPDDVIN
- a CDS encoding long-chain fatty acid--CoA ligase; translated protein: MELPKSIVHVLRARGRELGDTPALWSKRNGSYQPTSWREYASLVERTGRGLMTLGLKPGQAVGILGFNRIEWHLAAYGAMSAGGTPVGIYVTSSPEQIQYIVHHCEAPIVVVENLAQLEKVRAQRANLPHLKHVVLMEGRADDAVSFDDLLARADGTPREDLDARVAGLEPEGLATLIYTSGTTGPPKGVEITHKNVVWTAAYLTKCVGAPEGEILISYLPLSHIAEQLVSMHCGVWNRFEVYFAESLEKLPENLREVRPTLFFAVPRVWEKFKARLEDAIAQAPAQRKKLLARAQKVATAYHERAMVSEKPGPLVALQYAIFKRLVFSKLHARLGLERCKLFGTSAAPIGRDVLEFFRAIDVPLLETYGQSEVTGPTSVSIPGAARFGFLGRPMPGLTVRIAEDGEILVKGDNVCKGYHKEPAATAELLEGGWMHSGDVGEIDAQGYLRITDRKKDLIVTSGGKKAAPQELEKHLRAIFPVGNAVVVGESRNYLCALLTLDPDAAKRFARERGLPEDPGALVANPTLQAQLQQGVDALNGKLAKWETIKRFEILPSDFTVEGGELTPTLKIKRKVVAEKYRANIERMYEGD